GCGGTTCCTTCAGCGCCACTGCGCGACAAGAACGCAATTTAAACTTTGGTGTTCGTGAATTTGCTGAAGCCGCAGCAATGAATGGCATTGCTTTGCACGGTGGTAGTCATGTGTTCGGTGGCACGTTCTTCGTTTTCTCAGACTATATGCGTGGTGCAATTCGTTTGGCGGCATTACAAAAATTGCCTGTGACTTATATTTTTACCCATGATTCATTGGCTGTGGGTGAAGATGGACCAACTCATGAACCGGTTGAACAATTGATGAGTCTACGAGCTATGCCTGGCATCAGTGTGATTCGTCCAGCTGATCCCAATGAAGCAGTTGCTGCTTGGCGTTTGGCAATGACTACCAATGACCGACCATCGGTGCTAGTATTAACACGGCAGGATTTGGCGGTATTAAAAGGTAGCTTAAATCACCCTGACGGTGTCAGTCGTGGCGGTTATGTGATTTCACCACAACAACGTAAACAAGCTGAAGGGATCTTACTTGCGTCTGGTTCTGAAGTTGCTTTGGTGATCGCCGCCCAACAGCGTTTGCGCAAATTCGGCCATGATGTGGCTGTAGTCTCAATGCCGTGTTTCGATCGGTTCATGCAACAACCAGCGGCTTACCGTGAAAAAGTATTGCCGCGAAATATTCGCCGGCGGGTATCAATTGAGTTGGGCGCAACACTAGGTTGGGAACGGTTCATTGGTTTAGATGGCTTAAGCCTTGGTATTGATACCTTTGGTGCTAGTGGTCCTGCTGCTGAAGTCTTGGCGGAATATGGTTTTACTAGTGATGCTGTGGTTGCTGCTTATCAGAAATTATGGCGGGCCGATAACCGGCTACAAACGCCGATTCGACGGAGTGTGATTTAATGATCGATGGTAAAACACAGTTATATGGATTCTTTGCGCATCCGGCGCAGCATAGCTTATCGCCGCTGATGTATAATACCACGTTTGCTGAACAGAAAATCAATGCAGTTTACTTAGCTTTTGATTTTACGGCTGATTTAGCTACTGCGGTTACGAGTATGCGGACTTTGAATTTTGGTGGTGCTAATCTATCCATGCCATTTAAGGCACAGGTCATTCCACTATTAGATGAGATTGCACCGGAAGCTAAGTTGATCGGTGCGGTCAATACGATCGTCAATCAAAACGGGCGCTTGATTGGCCATAGTACTGATGGTCCAGGATTCTTTGCTGGTTTGGCGCAGCAAGGGCAGACTTTTCAGAACGCTCATTTGACAATTTTAGGTGCTGGCGGTGCTGGATTAGCCATTATTGCCGCGGCTGGTCAAGCGGGTGTCACCGCGATCGATGTGTTTAAGCGGCGTAACGCCACCTACGCGTCAGTAGCAGCCAAATTGACTGAAATCGCCGCGGCGACTAAAGTAACGATTAGATTACATGATTATGCGGCTACAAATGAGTTGACCGCTGCGCTAAAAAGTAGTGATTTATTGGTCAATGCCACTAATATTGGGATGGGTGCTGGTAGTACAGCGCTACCGATACCACAGACTGTGTTGACTCAGGTACCACCAACGACTGTAGTCAGCGATGTGATCTATTTCCCTAAAGAAACGGCATTTTTAAAGGCAGCGCGACAGCTCGGACATCCTACGTATAATGGATTGCCGATGCTGATCCAGCAAGGTGTCTTAGCTTACAAACTATGGACTGGCGCTGAAATGCCCTTGGCAAAAGTAACCCAAGCATTAGAACAACAGCTCTATCAAAAATAATAAAAATGAGGTAATTAATGATGATCATACAATTAAAGACAAATGCAGACGAACAAATTATTGCGGGCTTGATTGCGCGTTTGGAAGCAACTCCAGCCACTGTTATTCGCATCAAAAACCATTTAGCAATTCCTGAAGTTAAAACGACTGAATTATCTGCTGCTGAAGCGGGTGTAGTTGCTGAAGTGATTGAAAAAACGCCAGCTGCCGTTTTAGGGAGTCGTTTGTTCCAACCAGAAGATACGATCATTAAATTGCCACATTCTGTGATCGGTGGTAAAGGTAATTTCACAATGATGGCTGGTCCTTGTTCAGTTGAATCAGAAGAACATGTCCGAAAAATGGCTAAGGTAGCTAAGGCAGGTGGTGCAACGCTATTGCGGGGTGGTGCCTATAAACCACGGACTTCACCATACAGTTTCCAAGGTTTAGGTGAAGATGGCTTGAAATACTTACGCGAAGCAGCTGATGAAAATGGTATGGACGTGATCACAGAAGTTATGGATGAGACTCACGTTGACTTGATTGCTAAGTACACGGATGTTTTCCAGATCGGTGCTCGTAACATGCAAAACTTCTCATTACTAAAGGCAGTTGGTAAAACTAACGTTCCAGTAGCATTGAAACGTGGTTTAGCTGGAACGGTCGATGATTTATTAAATGCATCAGAATACATTGCGGCTGGCGGTAATCATCAGATCATGTTGTTAGAACGCGGTATTCGAACGTTCGATAATAAATATACCCGTAATACCTTTGACTTAGCAGCGGTTCCTGTGTTGCAAAAATTATCCCATTACCCAGTGCTTGTTGACCCTAGCCATGCAGTTGGTGAATGGGATCTAGTTACACCAATGGCCCATGCCGGTGTTGCTTCTGGTGCTTCTGGTATGATCGTCGAAATTCATGATGACCCAGAACACGCATTTTCTGATGGTCCACAAGCATTGAAGCCAGATACTTACTTAAAGATGACGGAACAAGTTTACGCGATTCGTCAATTAATGGATAGTTGGGAATAAGGGTAGTGACAATCATATGCTTACTTAGTAATTTTTGCTAAGTAACTTTCAGCTTAAAGTGAGATAGAGGAAGAAGGCAGTATGTTGCAAAAAATTGAAGTTAAGTTACCACAAAAAGAATACCCGATCTACATTGAAAATGGTCTTTTGACGCAAATAGGTACCTTGGTGCGGGAGCACTGGACTAAAGTACAGCAAGTTGCGCTGATCAGTGATAGTAACGTTGCACCATTGTACGCAGAAAAGGTGCGGATTCAATTGACTAATGCAGGTTTTCAAGTCTATCTTTACACCGTGACTGCTGGTGAAGCAGCTAAATCATTAGGTGTGGCGTCTTCACTGTATGATGAATTATTAGGTGATGGCTTCACGCGTAGTGCTGGTGTGATCGCGCTTGGTGGTGGTGTGGTCGGTGATCTAGCTGGTTTTGTGGCTTCAACTTTTATGCGCGGTTTAGCCTTTATTCAAATTCCAACTTCTTTGTTAGCCCAAGTCGATAGTAGTGTTGGTGGTAAAACCGCCGTCGATCTACCGGCGGGTAAGAATTTAGTTGGAACGTTCTATCAGCCTGATGCAGTATTGATCGATCCGGCTACGTTGACGACTTTATCGCAGCGTTATTTAGTTGAGGGCTATGCGGAAGTAGTTAAAATGGCTGCCATTGCCAGCCCTGATTTTTGGCAATTGGTGACCCAAGTCCAATCGGTTGCAGCTATTTTAGATTTGGCTGAAGCATTGATCCAGGCCAGCGTGACTTTCAAAGCTAAGATTGTTATGGCGGATGAAAAAGAGGGCGGCTTACGACAAATCCTGAATTTTGGTCATACTTTTGGTCATGCAATCGAAGCCGGTGCCAATGGTGCTTTGGCGCATGGTGAAGCAATCAGTATCGGCATGGTGGCACTGACGCAGTGTTTTGAACATGCCGGCTTAACGCCAGCGGGGATGACCGCTAAATTACAGCAACAGTTAGCTGCCGTTGGGTTACCGCTAACTAGTAAATTAATTGGTCAGGCCGATTTTTATGCGCGAATCGCAAAGGATAAGAAAAATCGGGGTGGCCGGGTAAACTTGATCTATTTAAAGGCGATTGGCGAGCCAGCTATTTATCCAATGGCTCTGGCAGAATTACCACAATTTGTGGAAGAAAATCTATTGGCGGTGATGTGATGTCACCACGTTTAGCGGTGTTGGGACCAGCGGGGACCTTTAGTGATATTGCTGCACAACAATATTTGCGTCAGCAGCAGTTTGCTTGGCAATTGACTTACTATAATTCAATCGATCAAGTAGCAGCTAGCGTGCAGGCAGAAACCGAGTACGCCTTATTACCATTAGAAAATACATTGGACGGCTATGTTCAAAATACATTAGCAATTTTAAGTTATGCGGAGCTACAGGTAGTCGGTGAAGCGTTAGTGCCGGTGCGCTTTTCCTTAGCCGCAAATGCTGCTGATTTGGCCAGTATTAAGCGGATCTACGTTCAGTTTAAAACCAAGGGACAGTGTGAACGAATCCTAGCGCAGTTACCACAAGCTGAACGTTTGACCACCGAAAGTAATATGCTATCGTTTAATAAATTACAAACGGCAGCGCACGGCGACGCAGCTATTATTCCTCAATTTCATTTGGCGGAGTTACCAGATACTTTTCTGAAATTAGCTGATGTTACCGATACGACTGAAAATTATACTCGGTTTATCGTGGTCAAAAAACAGACTGCTGCTTTGCAACAAGTACAGCCGTGGCAACAAGATTTTCGAGCTTTATGTTATATTACGCCGCACACAGATCGGGCTGGCTTATTGAGTGAGATTCTCCAGGAATTTGCCCAGCGACATTTAAATTTGATCTCGATCATGTCGCGGCCTACCCGGCGTGAGTTAGGTCATTATCGCTTTTTTATTGAAATCGGTGGTCAAGCCGGCCAATCACCGGTGTTAGCGGATGCTTTGGCTCAGCTAGCACAACGGCATCACGTGAAGTACCTAGGTAGTTTTAGTCGCTAATTGCTGCCGCCATAACCAATTAAAATTTTATTTTCAATCCTCTTGCATTTTCATGAAAATCCTTGTAGACTATCCACTATTGTCTAAACGAGGTTTGAAAATGAAAGGGGATTTTGTCGTGCGTACTTTAACTGCAGGGCGGCCATTAAAATTGATTCTCTGGTTTACATTACCATTATTAATTGGTAATTTTTTCCAGCAGTTTTATAATATTGCGGATACTTTGATTGTTGGCCAGACGCTAGGGGTTGAGGCTTTGGCGGCAGTTGGTGCAACTGGTGGGATCTCGTTTCTGATCATCGGTTTTGCTCAAGGTATGACCACTGGATTATCGTTGTTAACGGCACGCCGGTTTGGTGCGCATGATTTTCGTGGTGTCCGGCGTAGTTTTGGAGTTAGCATCGTGATCAGCTTAGTTGTTGCTAGCTTATTGACGGTGATCAGTTTACGTTTCACACGTGAATTTTTAGTGATGATGGCAACACCGGTTTCAATTTTACCGCAGGCAGTTGCTTTCATTCAGATCATTTTTGCTGGGATCATCGCCTCAATGATGTTCAACTTACTATCAAACATGTTGCGTGCACTAGGTGATAGTAAAACACCGCTGATCTTTCTAATGATCGCCAGTGTAATCAATATTGGGCTTGATTTTTTGTTGATCATGGGCTTTCATTTAGGCGTTGCTGGGGCCGGTTACGCCACAGTTTCAGCGCAGATTGTGGCCAGCTTACTCTGTTTAGTTTATATTTGGCGGCACATTCCGTATTTACGAGTCACTTGGCGCGATTTGAAATGGGACAAAGCCTTGTACTGGGAACATTTACGGATGGGTTTACCACTGGGCTTTCAATCATCGGTTATCGCCATCGGTGCCATCATTTTACAAGTGGCGTTAAATGATTTAGGAACAAACGCTGTTGCCGCATCAACTGCAGCCAGTAAAATTGATCAGATCGCGACCTTGCCGATGATGTCATTGGGAATCACGCTAGGTACCTATGCTGCACAAAATTTTGGTGCCCAGGAATATGGTCGAATCATCAAAGGTGTGCGTCAGAGTTTGTTGTTATCTGTTGTTTTCAGTTTAGTACTCAGTGTACTCATTATTATCAGTGGCCGTACATTAGTGACTTTCTTCATCGGTAACGATATAGCAGTGTTAGATTTGGCGCAGACTTATTTCTTGGTGGTTGCCAGTGGCTATGTTTTTCTTGATATTTTATTTGTCATGCGCTACACACTACAGGGATTAGGCTACAGCATGATCTCGATCATTGCCGGAATTGCTGAATTAGGGATGCGCGCTTTAGCGGTTTTTGCTTTAGTCAAACCATTTGGCTATGCTGGTGCTGCTGCAGCTGAACCATTGGCGTGGATCGGCTCCTGTATTGTGTTAGTGATCACTTATTTACAGGCGATTCGGCGACTCCGTAAAGCCGAACAATTGAAACAAAAAGTTCATGGGCAACCTGCTGAACCAGTGGCAGCACCGGAATTAGAATTAGTTGAAGAGTAACGAAAAGACGTCAACCACAAAAAAGTTGACGTCTTTTTTAAATCAAGCCCGACTAGGTAACTCAATTTGAGCTTGTGCTAAAATATGGCCGGCGCTGGCGTGATAGAACTCATTCAGCCAATAGCCATTAGTTAGAGGTAATAACTGATCAAGTGCGTATACCGTTAATTGATAATTATGGGTTTTGTCCGGTGGTGTGGGGCCAATATAATGTTTGGCTGCGTCCAGATCATTATTTTTAACAAACGGTGAAGCCAGACTATTCTTACCTTGGATCAATTGAGTCGTTAAGTCACGACTGGCGTTGGCTGGTAAGGTTGTTTGTTCTGGCGCGATATTAGTTACTAACCAGTGGATCCACGGGAAACCAGCAACTGGCACGGCATCAAAGTCTAACAAAGTTAGCGCCCAGGCTTTAGTTGCGGCCGGTAACTCAGCAACTTGCACTGGGAATGAACGATTGGGACCGCCATTAGTACCACGCGCGGTATCTGGTGCATATTTACCATATTCATCAGCTAAGTACCCATTTTCAGTTGGGACAATAGGTTTCATTTGCTCACCACTTTCATTAAAATAAAACGGCTATCGTCTTTAATTTACGCGTGTTGGCTGGCTAATTCAAGTTTTGACACCGACAGCTTTGTTCACTATCGGGATTGTGGTAGAATGAGTATAATTTTAATGTAACACTAATAATTAATAAAGGATGAGTGTGTTATGGCAGAGATGCGGCAAATTGAAGCGCAACGGATCGTAGTCAAAGTGGGAACCAGTAGCCTCATTTACCCTAATAATCAATTGAATCTACACACGATCACTCGCTTAGCGCTGGTGCTCAGCGATCTGAAGAACCAGGGCAAAGAAGTGGTGCTAGTGTCATCGGGGGCGGTTGGTGTTGGGATGAATAAGTTGGGCTTGGCGCAACGACCCACAACCTTACCGGAGCAACAAGCAGTGGCGGCCGTTGGTCAGGGTGAATTAATGGGCATCTATGGCCGGGCATTTGGTACCTATAATCAAACAGTTGGTCAAATGTTGTTGACGCGTGATGTGATCGCTTATCCACAAAGCCATAGCAACGCCTTAAATACCTTTCAGAATCTACTCAAAATGAATGTGATCCCGATCGTCAATGAAAATGATAGTGTCGCAGTTGAAGAATTCAATCATTTGACTACTTTTGGTGAAAATGATGTGTTAGCGGCTATCATTACCAATCTGATCGATGCCGATCTTTTAATCGTTTTATCGGATATTGATGGCTTTTACACGGCCAATCCAGCTAAAGATAAAAACGCGCGCTTGTTGGCTGAGGTACGGCAGATCGATCAGACGACCTTAGCTGCTGCTGGCGGTCACGGCACTAGATATGGGACTGGTGGGATGGTCACCAAGTTAAAGGCAGCAAAACGAATCATTGCTAATGATCAGCAAATGGTTTTAGCTAACGGTAGCGATCCACAGATTATTTATCGGATTTTAGCTGGTGAACCTGTGGGGACATTATTTAAAGCGGCTAAAGTACAGCAATTAACTAGTGAACATCATGGCTAAGGCCATATTTCTTGCGGCAGTATTTTGCCATAGTAACATCAAGGTTAATTAGTGTGTTTTGCTAATTAACTACCTTAAAAGTGAAGTAGAGGAGGTAGTGGCATGCAATCGATCCAGGAAATGGGGCAGGCTGCTCAAGCAGCCGCGTTTACATTAGGTCAATTGGCAACAACTAAAAAAAATCAAGTTTTACTAGCGATGGCGGACGCACTAGTAGCAGCGACGCCAACAATTTTAGCCGCTAATCGACAGGACATGGCGGCGGCTAATGCCAATCAGGTACGTCAGGTGATGCGCGATCGTTTAAAATTGGATGAGCAACGAATTGAAGCAATGGCAATGGGGTTGCACCAAGTAGCAACTTTAGCCGATCCAATTGGTGTGATCGATAAAGGTTGGCAAACCGATGCGGGGTTGCAAATTGCCCAACAACGAGTGCCATTAGGCGTGATCGCAATGATCTATGAAGCGCGGCCCAACGTAACTGTTGATG
This is a stretch of genomic DNA from Loigolactobacillus coryniformis subsp. coryniformis KCTC 3167 = DSM 20001. It encodes these proteins:
- the aroE gene encoding shikimate dehydrogenase translates to MIDGKTQLYGFFAHPAQHSLSPLMYNTTFAEQKINAVYLAFDFTADLATAVTSMRTLNFGGANLSMPFKAQVIPLLDEIAPEAKLIGAVNTIVNQNGRLIGHSTDGPGFFAGLAQQGQTFQNAHLTILGAGGAGLAIIAAAGQAGVTAIDVFKRRNATYASVAAKLTEIAAATKVTIRLHDYAATNELTAALKSSDLLVNATNIGMGAGSTALPIPQTVLTQVPPTTVVSDVIYFPKETAFLKAARQLGHPTYNGLPMLIQQGVLAYKLWTGAEMPLAKVTQALEQQLYQK
- the aroF gene encoding 3-deoxy-7-phosphoheptulonate synthase; its protein translation is MIIQLKTNADEQIIAGLIARLEATPATVIRIKNHLAIPEVKTTELSAAEAGVVAEVIEKTPAAVLGSRLFQPEDTIIKLPHSVIGGKGNFTMMAGPCSVESEEHVRKMAKVAKAGGATLLRGGAYKPRTSPYSFQGLGEDGLKYLREAADENGMDVITEVMDETHVDLIAKYTDVFQIGARNMQNFSLLKAVGKTNVPVALKRGLAGTVDDLLNASEYIAAGGNHQIMLLERGIRTFDNKYTRNTFDLAAVPVLQKLSHYPVLVDPSHAVGEWDLVTPMAHAGVASGASGMIVEIHDDPEHAFSDGPQALKPDTYLKMTEQVYAIRQLMDSWE
- the aroB gene encoding 3-dehydroquinate synthase encodes the protein MLQKIEVKLPQKEYPIYIENGLLTQIGTLVREHWTKVQQVALISDSNVAPLYAEKVRIQLTNAGFQVYLYTVTAGEAAKSLGVASSLYDELLGDGFTRSAGVIALGGGVVGDLAGFVASTFMRGLAFIQIPTSLLAQVDSSVGGKTAVDLPAGKNLVGTFYQPDAVLIDPATLTTLSQRYLVEGYAEVVKMAAIASPDFWQLVTQVQSVAAILDLAEALIQASVTFKAKIVMADEKEGGLRQILNFGHTFGHAIEAGANGALAHGEAISIGMVALTQCFEHAGLTPAGMTAKLQQQLAAVGLPLTSKLIGQADFYARIAKDKKNRGGRVNLIYLKAIGEPAIYPMALAELPQFVEENLLAVM
- a CDS encoding prephenate dehydratase; this encodes MSPRLAVLGPAGTFSDIAAQQYLRQQQFAWQLTYYNSIDQVAASVQAETEYALLPLENTLDGYVQNTLAILSYAELQVVGEALVPVRFSLAANAADLASIKRIYVQFKTKGQCERILAQLPQAERLTTESNMLSFNKLQTAAHGDAAIIPQFHLAELPDTFLKLADVTDTTENYTRFIVVKKQTAALQQVQPWQQDFRALCYITPHTDRAGLLSEILQEFAQRHLNLISIMSRPTRRELGHYRFFIEIGGQAGQSPVLADALAQLAQRHHVKYLGSFSR
- a CDS encoding MATE family efflux transporter yields the protein MKGDFVVRTLTAGRPLKLILWFTLPLLIGNFFQQFYNIADTLIVGQTLGVEALAAVGATGGISFLIIGFAQGMTTGLSLLTARRFGAHDFRGVRRSFGVSIVISLVVASLLTVISLRFTREFLVMMATPVSILPQAVAFIQIIFAGIIASMMFNLLSNMLRALGDSKTPLIFLMIASVINIGLDFLLIMGFHLGVAGAGYATVSAQIVASLLCLVYIWRHIPYLRVTWRDLKWDKALYWEHLRMGLPLGFQSSVIAIGAIILQVALNDLGTNAVAASTAASKIDQIATLPMMSLGITLGTYAAQNFGAQEYGRIIKGVRQSLLLSVVFSLVLSVLIIISGRTLVTFFIGNDIAVLDLAQTYFLVVASGYVFLDILFVMRYTLQGLGYSMISIIAGIAELGMRALAVFALVKPFGYAGAAAAEPLAWIGSCIVLVITYLQAIRRLRKAEQLKQKVHGQPAEPVAAPELELVEE
- a CDS encoding YbhB/YbcL family Raf kinase inhibitor-like protein produces the protein MKPIVPTENGYLADEYGKYAPDTARGTNGGPNRSFPVQVAELPAATKAWALTLLDFDAVPVAGFPWIHWLVTNIAPEQTTLPANASRDLTTQLIQGKNSLASPFVKNNDLDAAKHYIGPTPPDKTHNYQLTVYALDQLLPLTNGYWLNEFYHASAGHILAQAQIELPSRA
- the proB gene encoding glutamate 5-kinase, which codes for MAEMRQIEAQRIVVKVGTSSLIYPNNQLNLHTITRLALVLSDLKNQGKEVVLVSSGAVGVGMNKLGLAQRPTTLPEQQAVAAVGQGELMGIYGRAFGTYNQTVGQMLLTRDVIAYPQSHSNALNTFQNLLKMNVIPIVNENDSVAVEEFNHLTTFGENDVLAAIITNLIDADLLIVLSDIDGFYTANPAKDKNARLLAEVRQIDQTTLAAAGGHGTRYGTGGMVTKLKAAKRIIANDQQMVLANGSDPQIIYRILAGEPVGTLFKAAKVQQLTSEHHG